Proteins found in one Homalodisca vitripennis isolate AUS2020 chromosome 4, UT_GWSS_2.1, whole genome shotgun sequence genomic segment:
- the LOC124360041 gene encoding protein lifeguard 3-like, which produces MYFSGKTDTSAPVLPPGRTQGPYQLAEEGDQEKSPSEDKANSFADSAVRSKFVRKVYLILSVQLGFTTAFNIPFLYMDDVQEFIYDYSWIVFVALSVFVVPYFMLVCCESTRRSFPTNVILLVIMTIGMAGVCGFVTGKLDTEVVFYAFLLTVVVTLSITVLAIFCPFDFTSCTMVMCVVFIVLIAFSMIALVIVIVTHSRIVNLIYSGICVILFSLFLIFDTQAIIGGRRVSLSPEEYILGAIQIYVDIVEIFLNFLELIGACTEND; this is translated from the coding sequence atgtatttttcaggAAAAACCGACACGTCTGCACCTGTCCTGCCCCCGGGTAGAACCCAAGGCCCATACCAGCTAGCCGAAGAAGGAGATCAAGAAAAATCACCTTCCGAAGACAAGGCGAACAGCTTCGCCGACTCCGCCGTACGGTCGAAGTTCGTGCGGAAAGTATACTTGATTCTCTCCGTTCAACTCGGGTTCACCACGGCCTTCAACATCCCATTCCTGTACATGGACGATGTCCAGGAGTTCATCTACGACTATTCGTGGATAGTGTTCGTGGCGTTGTCCGTGTTCGTGGTGCCTTACTTCATGCTCGTGTGTTGCGAGAGTACTCGTAGGAGCTTCCCAACGAACGTAATCCTGTTGGTGATCATGACCATAGGGATGGCCGGAGTGTGCGGGTTTGTGACCGGCAAGCTGGACACCGAGGTGGTGTTCTACGCCTTCCTCCTGACTGTGGTCGTCACCTTGTCCATCACTGTACTCGCCATCTTCTGCCCGTTCGACTTCACCAGTTGCACGATGGTCATGTGTGTGGTGTTCATAGTGCTCATCGCGTTCTCTATGATCGCGCTAGTCATAGTCATCGTCACCCATAGCCGCATCGTGAACCTCATCTACTCTGGCATATGCGTCATTCTCTTCTCCCTCTTTCTGATCTTCGATACTCAAGCGATAATTGGAGGCAGGAGAGTATCCCTGAGTCCGGAGGAGTATATCTTGGGCGCTATTCAAATATATGTGGACATTGTGGAGATTTTCTTGAACTTCCTGGAGCTAATCGGTGCCTGCACCGAAAATGACTGA